One stretch of Enterobacter sp. RHBSTW-00994 DNA includes these proteins:
- the alkA gene encoding DNA-3-methyladenine glycosylase 2, translated as MYTLNWQPPYDWQWMLGFLGARAVTGVETVTDAYYERSFACDGHQGVFRVTPDVDTCTLVVTLSEGLIPVASTSLARIARLFDLDCDPQQISVALGKLGEARPGLRLPGAMDAYEQGARAILGQLVSVAMAAKLASCVVSLYGEPVMHFPEYICFPTPETLAAADSLALKGLGMPIKRAESLIHLAQSVVDGTFPLFPPADIEGGMKALQQRPGIGRWTANYLALRGWQAKDVFLPDDYLIKQRFAGMTPAQIRRYAQRWQPWRSYALLHIWYTDGWTPLIDGEIAGVKQ; from the coding sequence ATGTACACCCTGAACTGGCAACCCCCTTATGACTGGCAATGGATGTTGGGTTTTCTTGGCGCGCGTGCGGTTACGGGCGTAGAAACGGTCACTGACGCGTACTACGAACGTAGTTTCGCCTGTGATGGTCATCAGGGCGTGTTCCGCGTCACACCGGATGTTGATACCTGTACGCTTGTGGTGACCCTCAGCGAGGGTCTGATCCCGGTAGCGTCGACGTCCCTTGCCCGAATTGCGCGCTTATTTGATCTTGACTGCGACCCTCAGCAAATATCAGTGGCTCTGGGTAAACTGGGAGAGGCGCGTCCTGGATTACGTTTGCCGGGGGCGATGGACGCTTACGAGCAAGGTGCGCGGGCGATTCTGGGTCAACTGGTGAGTGTGGCGATGGCGGCAAAACTCGCGTCATGCGTCGTGTCCCTGTACGGTGAACCGGTCATGCATTTTCCGGAGTATATCTGTTTTCCCACGCCTGAGACGTTAGCGGCTGCGGACTCACTGGCCCTGAAGGGGCTGGGCATGCCGATTAAACGGGCGGAGTCTTTGATTCATCTTGCGCAGTCCGTTGTCGACGGAACCTTTCCGCTTTTCCCGCCGGCGGATATTGAAGGTGGAATGAAAGCATTGCAGCAGCGCCCGGGTATTGGACGCTGGACGGCTAATTACCTTGCCTTGCGCGGCTGGCAGGCAAAAGATGTGTTTTTGCCGGATGATTATTTGATTAAGCAGCGTTTCGCGGGCATGACGCCAGCCCAAATCCGCCGGTATGCCCAACGCTGGCAGCCTTGGCGTTCATACGCTCTGCTACACATCTGGTATACCGACGGCTGGACGCCTTTAATTGATGGCGAAATAGCTGGTGTTAAGCAGTAA
- a CDS encoding MdtA/MuxA family multidrug efflux RND transporter periplasmic adaptor subunit, with protein sequence MKGRNKSRWAIAAGIIVVVIAAAWYWHSQSSDSAAPTGASNQSQRPTGGGSGRHGMRNGPLAPVQAATAVNKAVPRYLSGLGTITAANTVTVRSRVDGQLMSIHFQEGQQVKAGDLLAEIDPSQFKVTLAQAQGQLAKDKATLANAQRDLARYQQLVKTNLVSRQELDTQQSLVSETLGTIKADEASVASAQLQLDWSRITAPIDGRVGLKQVDIGNQISSGDTTGIVVITQTHPIDLVFTLPESDIATVVQAQKTGQALVVEAWDRTNKQKLSEGKLLSLDNQIDATTGTIKLKARFNNQDDALFPNQFVNARMLVATEENAVVIPTAALQMGNEGNFVWALNSDNKVSKHLVKTGIQDSQTVVISAGLSAGDRVVTDGIDRLTEGAKVEVVEAHSSTAPGEQPAKRQHAKQGANS encoded by the coding sequence ATGAAAGGCCGTAATAAATCCCGCTGGGCAATCGCCGCTGGCATCATTGTGGTGGTCATTGCCGCCGCCTGGTACTGGCACAGTCAATCCTCGGACTCAGCCGCCCCCACAGGAGCCAGCAATCAATCACAACGCCCAACTGGCGGCGGTAGCGGTCGTCACGGTATGCGTAATGGGCCTCTGGCTCCGGTTCAGGCGGCGACAGCAGTTAATAAAGCCGTTCCTCGTTATCTCTCGGGCCTCGGAACTATCACAGCGGCGAATACCGTGACGGTACGTAGCCGTGTGGACGGTCAGTTGATGTCCATTCACTTCCAGGAGGGTCAGCAGGTTAAAGCCGGTGATTTACTGGCAGAAATTGACCCGAGCCAGTTTAAAGTCACGCTTGCCCAGGCACAGGGGCAGCTCGCAAAAGACAAGGCCACGCTTGCCAATGCACAACGTGATTTAGCCCGCTATCAACAACTGGTTAAAACTAATCTCGTCTCACGTCAGGAGCTGGATACCCAACAATCACTGGTCAGCGAGACGCTGGGCACGATCAAAGCCGATGAAGCATCCGTTGCCAGCGCACAGTTACAACTCGACTGGAGCAGAATTACCGCCCCAATTGACGGGCGTGTGGGTCTGAAACAGGTCGATATCGGTAACCAAATCTCCAGCGGTGACACCACAGGTATTGTTGTCATAACCCAGACCCACCCTATCGACTTAGTCTTTACCCTGCCAGAGAGTGATATCGCCACCGTCGTGCAGGCGCAAAAAACCGGACAAGCCCTGGTTGTCGAAGCCTGGGATCGGACCAACAAGCAAAAACTGAGCGAAGGCAAACTGCTCAGTCTTGATAACCAGATTGATGCGACCACCGGCACAATCAAGCTGAAGGCTCGTTTTAACAACCAGGACGATGCGTTATTCCCGAACCAGTTTGTCAACGCCCGGATGCTGGTTGCGACCGAAGAAAATGCCGTGGTGATCCCTACCGCCGCCCTGCAAATGGGCAATGAAGGTAACTTCGTCTGGGCGCTGAACAGCGACAATAAGGTCAGCAAACATCTGGTCAAAACTGGAATTCAGGACAGCCAGACTGTTGTGATAAGCGCAGGACTTTCCGCAGGCGATCGCGTCGTCACCGACGGCATTGACCGCCTGACTGAAGGCGCCAAAGTCGAGGTGGTTGAAGCGCACAGCAGTACGGCGCCGGGTGAGCAACCCGCAAAACGCCAGCATGCTAAACAGGGAGCAAACTCCTGA
- the udk gene encoding uridine kinase has protein sequence MTDKSHQCVIIGIAGASASGKSLIASTLYRELREQVGDEHIGVIPEDSYYKDQSHLSMEERVKTNYDHPNAMDHSLLFQHLEALKSGKAVELPVYSYVEHTRTTETVRIEPKKVIILEGILLLTDARLRESMNFSIFVDTPLDICLMRRIKRDVNERGRSMDSVMAQYQKTVRPMFLQFIEPSKQYADIIVPRGGKNRIAIDILKAKISQFFE, from the coding sequence ATGACTGATAAGTCTCATCAGTGCGTCATTATCGGCATTGCCGGCGCATCGGCTTCAGGTAAAAGTCTTATTGCCAGTACGCTTTATCGCGAACTGCGTGAACAAGTTGGTGATGAGCACATCGGTGTCATTCCCGAAGATAGCTATTACAAAGATCAATCGCATCTTTCGATGGAAGAGCGTGTTAAAACCAATTATGACCATCCGAATGCAATGGACCACAGCCTGTTGTTCCAGCATTTAGAAGCGCTCAAAAGCGGCAAAGCGGTCGAATTGCCTGTCTATAGCTATGTAGAACATACCCGCACAACAGAAACGGTCCGTATTGAGCCGAAAAAGGTCATTATTCTTGAGGGCATTCTGCTTCTTACCGACGCGCGACTGCGTGAATCGATGAACTTCTCCATTTTCGTCGATACGCCGCTGGATATCTGCCTGATGCGTCGCATCAAACGTGATGTCAACGAGCGCGGTCGTTCGATGGATTCCGTGATGGCCCAGTATCAAAAAACCGTCCGCCCAATGTTCCTGCAATTTATTGAACCGTCCAAACAATACGCCGATATTATCGTGCCTCGCGGAGGTAAAAACCGCATCGCCATTGATATCTTAAAAGCGAAAATCAGTCAGTTTTTTGAATAA
- a CDS encoding diguanylate cyclase, with protein MNKQYQRVLITTPHPLLRLVCLGLVTFIFTLFSLELTRFGTLLAPLWFPTSIMMVAFYRHAGKMWPGIALACTLGNISASWLLFSWDAISFVYTLINVVEACIGAVMLRKLLPWYNPLQNLNDWIRLALGSALIPPLIGGILVHFLVPTAEPLRNFLVWVLSESIGALALVPLGLLFKPHYLLRHRNPQLLLETLLTMAVTLALCWVAITWLPWPFTCVIVLLMWSAVRLPRMEAFLVFLVTVMMVSLMMAQNPIPMATQNSGAMLNAPWLPFLMMLLPANVMTMVMYAFRAERKHITESEERFRNAMEYSAIGMALVGIEGQWLQANKALCNFLGYSQAELQSLTFQQLTWPEDLNSDLEQLEQLVNGDINTYTLEKRYYNRSGEVVWALLAVSVVRHADGTPLYFIAQIEDINDLKQTEWVNKRLMERITLANEAGGIGIWEWDLEPDIISWDKRMFELYEIPPHIKPTWQLWHEAMLPEDRDHAEKVIRDSLMARLPFKLEFRIRVKEGVRHIRSLANRVLNKQGEVERLLGINMDMTEVKQLNEALFQEKERLHITLDSIGEAVLCTDIDMNVTFMNPVAEKMSGWVQTEAMGQPILKVLHITFGDNGPLMENIHSGDMSRSDIEQDVVLNCRSGGSYDIHYSITPLSTLDGQNIGSVLVIQDVTESRKMLRQLSYSASHDALTHLANRVSFENHLKRLLQTVQETRQRHALVFIDLDRFKAVNDTAGHAAGDALLRELSSLMLTMLRSSDVLARLGGDEFGLLLPDCNVESARYIAGRLIHSINNYHFMWEGRLHRIGASAGITLIDENNYQAAEVMSQADIACYASKNNGRGIVTVYEPQQERIHSTRSMMSLDEQWHMIKDNHLLMIARSVASPRIPESCNFWLISLRLWTSQGEVQEEQAFRSGLAESELLHALDRRIFSEFFRAYATQVASKGMGVALPLSEAGLSSVTLVDELLDMLEKGALPGRLLHLVISIEVLNNPDENVHQGLQKLRHAGCRVVLSQVGRDMNILNQLSAHMADYLMLDAEVVTNVHGNLMDEMTVTIIQGHAQRLGMKTIAGPSNQPMMMDTLSGIGIDFIYGDTIAEPQPLELLLNTSYFAIN; from the coding sequence ATGAATAAACAATACCAGCGGGTTTTGATTACCACCCCACATCCTTTACTGCGACTTGTCTGTCTGGGCCTGGTCACCTTCATCTTTACCTTATTCTCGCTGGAGCTGACCCGCTTTGGAACGCTCCTGGCGCCTTTATGGTTCCCCACCTCTATTATGATGGTGGCGTTTTATCGCCACGCCGGAAAGATGTGGCCCGGTATCGCACTGGCCTGCACCTTAGGTAATATTTCTGCCTCATGGCTGCTTTTTTCCTGGGACGCGATCAGTTTCGTCTATACCCTGATTAATGTTGTCGAGGCCTGTATTGGCGCAGTGATGCTACGAAAACTGCTTCCCTGGTATAATCCGCTCCAGAATCTTAATGACTGGATCCGGCTGGCTCTCGGTAGTGCTCTGATTCCTCCGTTGATCGGGGGGATACTGGTTCATTTTCTGGTTCCCACAGCCGAACCCCTTCGCAATTTTCTGGTCTGGGTGCTTTCGGAATCCATCGGCGCATTGGCACTGGTCCCCTTAGGCCTTCTGTTTAAACCACACTACCTGCTGCGTCATCGAAACCCGCAGTTACTGCTGGAAACCCTCCTGACAATGGCAGTAACACTTGCCCTTTGTTGGGTTGCAATTACCTGGCTACCCTGGCCGTTTACCTGTGTGATCGTCTTGCTTATGTGGAGCGCGGTACGCCTGCCTCGCATGGAAGCCTTTCTGGTGTTTTTAGTCACCGTGATGATGGTTTCCCTGATGATGGCGCAAAACCCCATCCCAATGGCAACCCAAAACTCCGGTGCAATGCTCAATGCCCCCTGGCTACCTTTCCTGATGATGCTATTGCCCGCCAACGTCATGACCATGGTGATGTATGCGTTTAGGGCCGAACGAAAGCATATCACCGAGAGCGAAGAACGTTTTCGTAATGCCATGGAGTATTCCGCCATTGGCATGGCACTGGTGGGGATCGAGGGACAATGGCTGCAGGCAAACAAGGCGCTGTGTAATTTCCTCGGCTACAGCCAGGCGGAACTGCAATCTCTCACCTTCCAGCAACTCACCTGGCCGGAGGATTTAAACTCCGACCTTGAGCAACTGGAGCAGTTAGTTAACGGTGATATCAACACCTACACCCTGGAGAAGCGTTACTACAACCGCAGCGGAGAAGTGGTTTGGGCGCTTCTCGCCGTATCAGTAGTCCGCCACGCTGACGGGACACCGCTCTATTTTATCGCCCAGATTGAAGACATTAATGACCTGAAACAAACCGAATGGGTCAATAAGCGTCTGATGGAGCGTATTACGCTTGCCAACGAAGCCGGTGGTATTGGGATCTGGGAGTGGGACCTTGAGCCCGATATCATCAGTTGGGACAAACGGATGTTCGAGCTGTACGAAATTCCGCCGCACATCAAACCCACATGGCAGCTCTGGCATGAAGCCATGCTGCCGGAAGATCGCGATCATGCCGAAAAGGTGATCCGTGACTCGCTGATGGCGAGGCTACCGTTTAAGCTTGAGTTCCGTATTCGCGTGAAAGAGGGTGTACGCCATATTCGCTCCCTGGCAAACCGGGTTCTGAACAAACAGGGAGAAGTTGAACGTCTCCTTGGCATTAACATGGACATGACCGAGGTTAAACAGCTTAACGAGGCGCTGTTCCAGGAAAAAGAGCGGCTGCACATTACCCTCGACTCCATCGGCGAGGCGGTGCTGTGTACAGACATCGACATGAACGTCACCTTTATGAACCCGGTCGCGGAGAAAATGAGCGGCTGGGTGCAAACGGAAGCCATGGGGCAGCCCATCCTGAAGGTGTTACATATTACCTTTGGTGACAATGGCCCACTGATGGAAAACATTCACAGTGGCGATATGTCTCGCTCTGACATCGAACAGGATGTTGTTCTTAACTGCCGTAGTGGTGGCAGTTATGATATTCATTACAGCATTACGCCTCTCAGTACGCTTGATGGGCAAAACATCGGTTCCGTGCTGGTAATTCAGGATGTCACCGAATCGCGCAAAATGCTGCGCCAGTTAAGCTACAGCGCGTCTCATGATGCCCTCACCCATCTTGCAAACCGCGTGAGTTTTGAAAACCATCTAAAACGCCTGCTGCAAACGGTGCAAGAGACACGCCAGCGCCATGCTCTGGTGTTTATCGATTTGGATCGTTTCAAAGCCGTCAACGACACCGCAGGACACGCCGCAGGTGATGCCCTGCTCCGCGAACTTTCGTCGTTAATGCTAACAATGCTACGTTCAAGCGATGTACTTGCTCGCCTGGGGGGTGACGAATTTGGGCTGCTTTTACCTGACTGTAATGTCGAAAGCGCACGCTATATTGCGGGTCGCCTGATTCATTCCATCAACAATTATCATTTTATGTGGGAAGGCCGTCTGCACCGTATCGGCGCCAGTGCGGGTATCACGCTGATTGACGAGAATAATTACCAGGCAGCCGAAGTCATGTCGCAGGCAGATATCGCCTGCTATGCCTCTAAAAATAATGGACGCGGCATTGTCACCGTTTACGAACCCCAGCAGGAAAGGATCCACAGTACCCGCAGCATGATGTCACTGGATGAGCAGTGGCACATGATCAAAGACAATCACCTGCTGATGATTGCCCGCAGCGTTGCCTCTCCGCGCATTCCTGAAAGCTGTAATTTCTGGCTTATCTCACTGCGTCTGTGGACCAGTCAGGGTGAGGTGCAGGAGGAGCAGGCTTTTCGTTCCGGGCTGGCAGAATCTGAACTGCTGCATGCACTCGACAGACGTATTTTCAGTGAGTTCTTCCGCGCTTACGCCACTCAGGTTGCCAGCAAGGGAATGGGTGTGGCGCTGCCGCTCTCTGAAGCCGGGTTATCGAGTGTCACTCTGGTCGATGAACTGCTCGACATGCTCGAGAAAGGCGCCCTGCCAGGACGTCTGCTGCATTTAGTCATCTCGATTGAGGTCCTGAATAATCCAGACGAAAACGTACATCAGGGCTTGCAGAAACTGCGCCATGCTGGCTGCCGCGTGGTGCTCAGTCAGGTCGGGCGCGATATGAACATCCTCAACCAGTTAAGCGCCCATATGGCCGATTATCTGATGCTGGATGCGGAGGTCGTCACCAACGTCCACGGTAATCTGATGGATGAAATGACGGTCACGATCATCCAGGGACACGCTCAGCGACTGGGCATGAAGACCATTGCCGGGCCGAGTAATCAGCCGATGATGATGGACACATTATCTGGCATTGGCATCGATTTCATCTATGGCGACACCATTGCCGAACCGCAACCACTCGAATTACTGCTTAACACCAGCTATTTCGCCATCAATTAA
- the yegD gene encoding molecular chaperone, translated as MFIGFDYGTANCSVAIMQNGQPQLLKMEKESTLLPSMLCAPTREAVSEWLFRHHQVPATAAETQALLRRAVSFNRDEDIDVTPSSVQFGLSSLGHYIDDPEEVYFVKSPKSFLGASGLKPQQVAMFEDLVCAMMLHIRNQAQTQVSETITQAVIGRPINFQGLGGDEANQQAQGILERAAHRAGFRDVVFQYEPVAAGLDFEATLTEEKRVLVVDIGGGTTDCSLLLMGPQWHNRRDRENSLLGHSGCRVGGNDLDIALAFKSLMPLLGMGGQTEKGIALPILPWWNAIAINDVPAQSDFYSTANGRFLNDLVRDAQESDKVALLHKVWRQRLSYRVVRSAEESKIALSDRPEHAVSLPFIGDDLATEISRHGLEIALAQPLQRILEQVQLALENGKEKPDVIYLTGGSARSPLIKKALSEQLPGIPIAGGDDFGSVTAGLARWAQVMFS; from the coding sequence GTGTTTATTGGATTTGACTACGGTACGGCTAACTGTTCAGTTGCCATCATGCAAAACGGACAGCCGCAACTCCTGAAAATGGAAAAAGAGAGCACGCTGCTGCCATCGATGCTCTGCGCGCCAACCCGTGAGGCGGTCAGCGAATGGCTGTTCCGCCACCATCAGGTTCCCGCTACTGCGGCGGAAACGCAGGCGTTGTTGCGCCGCGCAGTCAGTTTTAACCGCGATGAAGATATCGACGTTACGCCATCCAGCGTACAATTTGGCCTCTCCTCTCTTGGGCATTACATTGACGACCCAGAAGAAGTCTACTTTGTAAAATCACCCAAATCATTTCTGGGCGCTAGCGGCCTGAAGCCACAACAGGTTGCCATGTTTGAAGATCTGGTGTGCGCCATGATGCTGCACATCCGCAATCAGGCACAAACGCAGGTTTCAGAGACCATCACCCAGGCCGTCATTGGACGCCCAATTAACTTTCAGGGTTTAGGCGGCGATGAGGCAAACCAGCAAGCTCAGGGGATCCTTGAGCGTGCTGCTCATCGTGCTGGTTTCCGCGATGTGGTGTTCCAGTATGAGCCAGTTGCGGCAGGGCTGGATTTTGAAGCCACGCTGACGGAAGAGAAACGCGTTCTGGTGGTCGATATCGGTGGTGGTACGACAGACTGCTCGCTGCTGCTGATGGGCCCGCAATGGCACAATCGTCGTGACCGTGAAAATAGCCTGCTGGGGCACAGCGGTTGCCGCGTAGGCGGTAACGATCTGGATATCGCCCTGGCATTCAAAAGCCTGATGCCACTGCTCGGCATGGGCGGCCAAACCGAAAAAGGCATCGCGTTACCTATTTTACCGTGGTGGAATGCTATCGCCATCAACGACGTACCGGCACAAAGTGATTTTTACAGCACTGCCAATGGTCGCTTCCTGAACGATCTCGTCCGCGACGCCCAGGAGAGCGACAAAGTCGCTTTACTGCATAAAGTCTGGCGTCAGCGTCTGAGCTATCGCGTCGTACGTAGCGCAGAAGAGAGTAAGATTGCCCTCTCAGATCGCCCAGAACACGCAGTATCTTTGCCGTTTATTGGTGATGATCTGGCGACCGAGATTTCCCGGCACGGTTTGGAAATCGCGCTGGCGCAACCGCTACAACGCATTCTGGAGCAGGTCCAGTTGGCGCTGGAAAACGGTAAAGAGAAGCCGGATGTAATTTATCTTACCGGGGGTAGCGCCCGTTCTCCGCTGATCAAAAAAGCGCTGTCAGAACAACTGCCGGGCATTCCCATTGCCGGTGGCGATGACTTTGGATCGGTTACGGCCGGGTTGGCTCGCTGGGCACAGGTCATGTTCAGCTAA